Genomic DNA from Niabella ginsenosidivorans:
AACGCATCAAAGACCTGGAAAATCTGGCCACCAGCTACCCCGGCGTTGAAAAAGCCTATGCCATCCAGGCCGGGCGCGAGCTGCGCGTGATCGTGGAATCCGACAAGGTATCTGACCAGGAAAGCGACAAATTATCCTTTGAAATCGCCCAGAAGATCCAGACCGAAATGACCTTCCCCGGCCAGATCAAAGTAACGGTGATCCGGGAAAAGAGAGCCGTAAATGTAGCCCGGTAAAAAGTACTTATACGATCATATTCAAAAAAGCCTCGTACAAAACGGGGCTTTTCTATTCCGATATATTATTTTATGGAATGATAAATTTTTAGCATCGCACGGGCGAAAAATTTTTCGCTCCGACCCGTACCTTTGCTGTTTCTTTATGAGGAAGCAACGATTTATCCGTTTACTGATATTAGGACTACTTTCTGCGATCGGCCCTTTTTCCATTGATATGTATTTACCTGGGTTCCCTGATATTGCAAAGGATTTGCATACAAATATCAGCAACGTATCACTTACCCTTTCAGGGTTTTTTATCGGCATTGCCGCCGGTCAATTGTTGTACGGCCCACTACTGGATAAATACGGCCGCAAAAAACCAATGTGCATAGGTATTGCACTATACATACTGACTTCTTTTGGATGCATGTTTGCTACTTCTATCGAAATGCTGATCGCGTTGCGTTTCCTCCAGGCCATAGGTGGCTGTGTGGGCATGGTAGGCTCGCGGGCTGTAGTCCGAGACCTGTTTGATGTGACCGAAAACGCCAGGATTTTTTCACTGCTGATGCTGGTGGTAGGCGTCTCTCCCATTATTGCTCCCACCGTCGGCAGTTACCTTTCAGCCGCTTTTGGCTGGCGCTCCCTGTTCATGGTGCTGGGCACAATCGGTACCGTTATTTTGCTAATGGTCATCATCTGGCTGCCGGAATCAAAAAAGGCAGACCCTCATTATTCCCTTTACCCAAAAGCCATCTTGGGTAAATTCGGAACCGTGCTCCGGCAACGGCAGTTTATTGTTTATACGATCTCCGGTTCCTTTACCGCAGCAGGCCTGTATGCTTATATTGCCGGCTCACCCCATGTTTTTATGGAAATCTTCGGGGTAAGTGAAAAAGCCTACGGATGGATTTTTACCATTGTTGCCGCTGGTCTGATAACCGCCACCCAGATCAATGCATTTATTCTCAAAAAACGCTCCAGCGCGTATATCATTTCAAGGGCGGTTAGTTTTCAGACCCTGACAGGGATCTTGCTGGTAACGGGCTTTGCGCTGAACTGGTGGAGCCTGTATGCAAGCATTGCCCTTTGCTGTATCTTTCTCGCCTGCCAGGGTTTTACTTTTCCCAATGCATCGGCGCTTGCTATAGCTCCCTTTCATGAAAATGCGGGCAGTGCTTCTGCCCTGCTGGGCTGTATTCAGATGGCTATAGGCTCATTCAGCACGGTTATGGTCAGCATATTTCATAACAATACAGCCGTGCCAATGGGAGGCATTATGGCCTTCTGTGCTGTTACCGCACTGTCTGTGCTATTCCTGGGCAGAAGGCGTGAAAAGGTTAACGATACAACCGGTAGTTCATTACTGCCTACTGAAAACCAGGTATAAATTGCTGCACGATTCTTTTTTTTGGAAGATATTGGTTTCCTTACTACCTTTGCATCCCGATAATTTAAAAACAGGGGACTAAAATTTTGAGATATGAGCAGCGCTATAGATTTCGTACACGAGCAACTAACTCCCAAAAAGGTATTTCCTGCCTTTAAAGCCGGTGATAATATCACCGTTAATTACAAGATCATTGAAGGTAATAAAGAAAGGATACAGTCTTTTAAAGGAGACGTTATCAAAAAACAAGGCAAGGGCAGCACTGCTACTTTCACTGTAAGAAAAATTTCCGATGGTATTGGCGTAGAACGGTTATTTCCCTATTCTTCTCCTAATATTGATTCTATTGTATTAAATAAAGTAGGCCAGGTGCGCAGGGCCAAGCTCTTTTATCAGAGAGAGCGTTTTGGTAAAAGTGCCCGTATCCGTGAAAAACGGATGTCTGTTGCTGCGGAGCAGGCAAAAAAAGCGGCTAAAGCATAGGCTTCTGAAAATAATTGATTAAAAAAGCAGTTTCGGGAATATCCGAAACTGCTTTTTTATGGTAAGTTGATGAGGCTCCGGACGTGTCATCTACCGGTTTACAAAATCTTTAAATAGCTCGATTATTCATCCTTTTCCAGCATGAACATATTATTTTGCACAAAAAAATACAGGTTAAATAATTAAATTATTCAACCTGTATAAAAATTTCAGGTAAAGAACAGTTAATTATTATTGGTGCGTTGCATTTAATAATCTTACAACCAGCCTGTAGGAACCCGGTACAAAGATGCGCATTGGAATACGTATTGCATAATCAAATTTACCACTGGTATATACTCCCAAATAGTGAGTATCTGCGGTTCCTTTATAAAGATCACCTGCGGCATTACTGCTCCAGGCAGACGTACTGTCGATCTGAACATATTTTGTGGGAATCCGGTAATACATATTGAACCCGTTACCTAAAGACTGCAAAGGGAATGGGACCAAAGGATATTTAAGGATCATAGCAGTATCCAAAGCCTGAAAGGTATCAGGGGCATAATCCTGGAGATTCTGTAAAAACGGAGGGTCCGGATTAAGACCAGAGTTCGGTCTCTTTGCAAGCTCACCTTTCTTAGGGTTAAACACCACTCCGTTTCTGTCTACTACTTTTAAAACAAAAACGTTAGGCGTGTCGGCAAATCTTGTTATTGTATAATCTACAAAAGGATTGTTATTACCATTAAACAGAGTACCATTATTGCTTCCTCCAGCAGCCCCGGCCCCGCCTGCCGTTCCTGCAACTAATAATGAAGCACTGAAAGCGCCTGTTTCCGGAGTAATTTCAACGGGTTTACCATCCACTAAAGTAATATTTATGATCTTTTGCACGATTTCAGATCCGGCCTCGTTAGATACCTGTAAATCTACAGAATAACTACCTAAAGGCAGGTTTAAAGTTCCTGCATTGGCTTCCAACACGCCACTGGATTCATTTACAACGATCGGTGGTAACTCTACTGTCTTCCGCTTTGCCATGATGGCCGCATAATTGGTATCGGTTTTAGGGTCATACATACCGGACCATACCTCTACAGGGTAGGTTCTGGTGAACATATCGTCAACAATATCCCCATTTTCATTATACACATGCATCAGCTTTATTTTCATGGGCAGGCTGGAGCCATCTGTAACCAGTGTATAAGAACTGCTGACCCTGCCTCTGATCACTGTAAAATCGCTGGCATATTGAACATAGGGACTCAAAAAGCCGCTACCGATTTTTGTGCATCCTACAAGTACAATGGTAAGAACCGATACACTTACCACAAATAATATGATTTTATTTTTCATTTTAAAAATGATTTAATAGCTGTATAATTTAGTTTGAAATATTATCGGGCCAGTCAGCAAAAAATAACGTGTGTGCAGGTTCCAATTCATCGATAATCCCGTTTTTGGTCAAGATGCCGGATGTTTTGCACAAAACCCTGTAGCCAAGGTCGGAAGGGATATCGCTGGCAGGGTTTTGATCACTTAGATTGTAATTACCTGTTAGATAACTTAGGTATACTAATCGAGGAACTGTTGACACCAGAGGATTATAGCCCATATTGGGATCCCTGGTTTCTTCATAAGAAACGATTACTTTTTTATTGGGCAGCCCCGTCTCATAAAACCTGCCTGTTGTAGTAAGATCACTATAATTCAATGCCGGTTTTACTATATAAAGCTTTAATGAATCTTTGGTTCCATTAATATTATTTTGCAAATAATACTTTAAAGAATCCATTCCAAATTTTTTTGTATCACCGTAGGCAGACTGTACATATCTTGTCCGGTCATTCAGGTAATTAAATATGGCAAAATCACTAGGTGCAAAAAGGGTTGTATTCGCTTCATTGATGTCATTCTGCAGACCGGCCGCGTCAATGAGCTGGATTAGTGAATCGTAGACAGGATCCTGTTTCAGCACATCGTAAGTTAAGGTGTTTTTATAGATGCTCTCATCCTCGTTTTTGCCTCCGATAACATAATCCTTCTGGCAGGATGTAAATAATACAACTACTGCTGTCAAGGTATATAAAATTTTGTTTAACATATAATTTCTCTTTTAAGTTTTTGCTGATAAAATATGCGTACAATTATTTATTTATTCTTAGCCCACCAGGGGTTTTGTGTCAGCAGTTTGTCTTCCGGGAATAATGTACCCATATCCAACGGCCAGTAGTACCCTTTGTTGGTCTCATTCACTCTGTCTGACGGATACCCCACATATTCCAGCCACCCCTGTGTCTTATTCGTTCTTATAAGATCATAATACCATTGCCCTTCACCAATTAATTCTCTTCCCCGTTCCATAACCACTTCATCAATAATATCATACTGGCTGGACACATCATTATACGATGAAATCCCGGCCCTGTTTTCAGTCATAGACAAATTGGCCTTTGCTCCGGCAAGATCATTGGTATATGCAAGCGCTTCTGCATTTAACAGGTAAATATCAGACAAGCGGAACATTGCAAGGTTATTATTAATGAATGGATTGGACTTTGTCTCAGGAATTGAATATAAAAAATTGGTGTATTTCAATAGCAGGTAACCGGCAGGATCCCCATTGGAAGCATTTACCTTGGCAAAAATGCTTTTAAACCTCTGGTCATTGGTCTTATCAAAAAACTGGTCTACAAATCCATTGGTTGGAGAAACCCAACAGTTAGACGATCTGGCGTCAACCCATGAATCTTTCAGAAAAGTGGCAAAAAAATCATAGCTGGCTTCTGCATTACCCTCCAGCGATGCCGTCATAGCAAGTTCCCATATATTCTCATTTGAGGACTTGCCCTTCCATATATTGCTATAGGTAGCCATGGGCTCCAATACATATCCACCATTATCAATGATATCCTGGCAGGCCTGATGCGCATTTATATAATCATGCTTCCAGGCATACATATGTGCCATTAATGCCATTACAGCTCCTTTTGATGCACGCGGCACTTTACTAAGATCATTGGTATATTTTAGATAGCCTGACGCGGTTTTTAGATCTGCCAGGCAACTGTCAATAACAACTCCTTCAGCAGTTCTGGCTAGCGGGGGTATATTGCCGTAATCGGCATCATCATAAACGCTGGTTACAAAAACCGGATCCCCCCAAACGCGGATCATATAAAAATAAGCAAAGGCCCGTATAAATAAGGCTTCGCCGAGATACGCATTGCGCACATCCTCGCTCGCAAAAGTTCCGGAAGGCATTGCCGAAACATTCTTCAATATAATATTGGCCTCGGCTATCAGCTTATAAAACCGGGTCCAATCCTGCAATTCCGGAAGATAGGGTGTATATGAAAAATTAAATGGCGGATTATTAGCGGCTCTCAATGTCTGATAGTTCCACCAAGTGGATGGTATAAATGTGCCTGCGACCAGGTCTCCGTTGATAAAAAATGACCGGCTGGCCCTCAGGTTATCACGAAGCTGAAGATACATGGCATTAGTTGCCTGTTCAGCTGCAACAGCTGTTGTCCAAAATTTTTCTCCGTAGGTAGAAGTAATCGGCCCCTGATAAAGATACTTTTTACAGCCTCCTCCCACAAACAGGAAAAGGGAAAGAAACAGAATCGTATATTTTGATGAATAGATTTTCATGCTGTTATATTTTTATGCATTATTTAAAATTGTACATCTACCCCTAGTGTAAACTTCATTGGGGTTGGGTATGCGCCACCTGTATAAACACCTAGCTGATCTACAAGCTCCGGGTTGGGCATGGTGCTATTTTTAATGGTCAGCACATTATCCACCATTCCGTACACCCGTGCCCCTTTTAGTTTAACCCTATCGATTAACCGCATCGGGATCATATAACTTAAGGTAACATTCTTTACTTTTAAATAACTGCCATCTTCATTAAACATACTTGAGATGGGGATGAATTGATAATAAGAAGGGCCAAACGGATTGAGACTTGGGTATCCTGCTTTATAACCCGGGCTCTGCGCCTTTTCCGGTGTCCAGTAATCCACTCCATCCAGGTTAGGCAAACGTCCACTTGCGAAAGTATAAATGCTGCTTGAATATCCCCCTACGATATTACTAATCTGAGTTTGATAATAAGTATTGATTACATCCCTTTTCCATGTAAAGATGCTAAGTATTGTTAAGTTAAAATTCTTAAAAGAAAAATCATTCACCCAGCCTCCTGTGAATTTCGGGTTAGGATCTCCGGTGGGAATACGATCGCCATAAGCGGCTCCGTTATCTTCACCAGTCCATACATCCCAATCATTGTTTACATCGCGCCATTTAGGATCACCAGGCACTACTGTATGATTACCTTTATAATATGTAAGTCCTTTACCTGTTAAAGGATTAAAAGGAATTTCACCTGCATTGTTATAAACTCCTTCATATTTAATCTGGAACATCTCGTACACAGGCTGTCCTACAGCGTAAATGCGCGAATAGCCATGACCATCATCTAATACCAGTGTTCGGTTGTCATTAGGCAGTTTTGCAAAAAGATTTTTATTATAGGAAACATTTAATTGAGAGGTCCATTGAAACTTACTGCCTGGAGCAAGCGGACGAACGGTCAACTGAAATTCGGCACCTCTGTTGCTTACCCAAAGATCATGAGCATTAAAATTGATTTTATCAAACCCCGTATAGAAGGGTAGAAAGAAATCATAAAATCCATCCTTACTTAGTTTATCATATACATCTACAGTCAAATTGATCCTGTTTCTAAACAAAGCAATATCCAGTCCGAGGTTTTTCTGTATTACCCTGGACCATGACAGGTTATCCTTTGTAAGACCGTTATTATAATCTGGCTGAATAGCAGTTCCTCCGTTATAAGTACCCGAAATAATATAAGAGTTATAAGGCCCGTAATAGTTGGGAGAATTATCCCCCGAAACCCCATAGCTAAACCGCAGTTTCATAAAGGATATGGTATTCTTTAATCCTTTCATAAATTGCTCATCCGATATAACCCAGCCAGCGCCCAATGCAGGAAAAGACCCCCACTTGCTGTTTTTTCCAAAACGGGAAGAAGCATCCGTTCTGAATGATCCATATAAGATATATTTCCCGTTATAATCGTATTGCAACTGCCCCAAATAAGAAAGCATGGCACTTGCCAGGTAATTTGAATTAGTGTTATAGGCATCGTAATTCGAAGGCTGAAGGGCATTTTTACCGGGTATTACATGTA
This window encodes:
- a CDS encoding multidrug effflux MFS transporter, which translates into the protein MRKQRFIRLLILGLLSAIGPFSIDMYLPGFPDIAKDLHTNISNVSLTLSGFFIGIAAGQLLYGPLLDKYGRKKPMCIGIALYILTSFGCMFATSIEMLIALRFLQAIGGCVGMVGSRAVVRDLFDVTENARIFSLLMLVVGVSPIIAPTVGSYLSAAFGWRSLFMVLGTIGTVILLMVIIWLPESKKADPHYSLYPKAILGKFGTVLRQRQFIVYTISGSFTAAGLYAYIAGSPHVFMEIFGVSEKAYGWIFTIVAAGLITATQINAFILKKRSSAYIISRAVSFQTLTGILLVTGFALNWWSLYASIALCCIFLACQGFTFPNASALAIAPFHENAGSASALLGCIQMAIGSFSTVMVSIFHNNTAVPMGGIMAFCAVTALSVLFLGRRREKVNDTTGSSLLPTENQV
- the rplS gene encoding 50S ribosomal protein L19, yielding MSSAIDFVHEQLTPKKVFPAFKAGDNITVNYKIIEGNKERIQSFKGDVIKKQGKGSTATFTVRKISDGIGVERLFPYSSPNIDSIVLNKVGQVRRAKLFYQRERFGKSARIREKRMSVAAEQAKKAAKA
- a CDS encoding DUF5007 domain-containing protein produces the protein MKNKIILFVVSVSVLTIVLVGCTKIGSGFLSPYVQYASDFTVIRGRVSSSYTLVTDGSSLPMKIKLMHVYNENGDIVDDMFTRTYPVEVWSGMYDPKTDTNYAAIMAKRKTVELPPIVVNESSGVLEANAGTLNLPLGSYSVDLQVSNEAGSEIVQKIINITLVDGKPVEITPETGAFSASLLVAGTAGGAGAAGGSNNGTLFNGNNNPFVDYTITRFADTPNVFVLKVVDRNGVVFNPKKGELAKRPNSGLNPDPPFLQNLQDYAPDTFQALDTAMILKYPLVPFPLQSLGNGFNMYYRIPTKYVQIDSTSAWSSNAAGDLYKGTADTHYLGVYTSGKFDYAIRIPMRIFVPGSYRLVVRLLNATHQ
- a CDS encoding fasciclin domain-containing protein, translated to MLNKILYTLTAVVVLFTSCQKDYVIGGKNEDESIYKNTLTYDVLKQDPVYDSLIQLIDAAGLQNDINEANTTLFAPSDFAIFNYLNDRTRYVQSAYGDTKKFGMDSLKYYLQNNINGTKDSLKLYIVKPALNYSDLTTTGRFYETGLPNKKVIVSYEETRDPNMGYNPLVSTVPRLVYLSYLTGNYNLSDQNPASDIPSDLGYRVLCKTSGILTKNGIIDELEPAHTLFFADWPDNISN
- a CDS encoding RagB/SusD family nutrient uptake outer membrane protein; its protein translation is MKIYSSKYTILFLSLFLFVGGGCKKYLYQGPITSTYGEKFWTTAVAAEQATNAMYLQLRDNLRASRSFFINGDLVAGTFIPSTWWNYQTLRAANNPPFNFSYTPYLPELQDWTRFYKLIAEANIILKNVSAMPSGTFASEDVRNAYLGEALFIRAFAYFYMIRVWGDPVFVTSVYDDADYGNIPPLARTAEGVVIDSCLADLKTASGYLKYTNDLSKVPRASKGAVMALMAHMYAWKHDYINAHQACQDIIDNGGYVLEPMATYSNIWKGKSSNENIWELAMTASLEGNAEASYDFFATFLKDSWVDARSSNCWVSPTNGFVDQFFDKTNDQRFKSIFAKVNASNGDPAGYLLLKYTNFLYSIPETKSNPFINNNLAMFRLSDIYLLNAEALAYTNDLAGAKANLSMTENRAGISSYNDVSSQYDIIDEVVMERGRELIGEGQWYYDLIRTNKTQGWLEYVGYPSDRVNETNKGYYWPLDMGTLFPEDKLLTQNPWWAKNK